TGCATGGTCTGGAGTGAGGCGATTCACGTCATGCTGCTGACCCATGACAAGTGGCGCACCTTTACCAGCCGCCCCATCCCGCCTTCCACGTCTGGCGAAGTGATGATCGCTCTGACCTTTGACAGCCGCGAGGCGGTTGATGGCATAACGGAAACGGCAGCCGCCAACGGGGGTACAGCGGATATCAACTCCGTACAGGATCACGGTTTCATGTATAGCCGTACCATCGCTGATCCCGACGGCCACGTGTGGGAGCCCTTCTGGATGGATCCGGCGGCAATACCTCAGTAAAGAGCCGTTATTGACCGCCCCAACCGATAAAGGCATCGTGGTGACGACATCCAATCGTTAGGGGCCGTCATCATGTTGAGCATTGAACCTGCTACGGAAGCGGACCTTCCGGCTGTTCTGGATATTTACGTTCAATCAGGTCTTGATGGCGATACACATTTGCCACTGGAAGAAGCCCGGATCACTT
This genomic stretch from Halopseudomonas pelagia harbors:
- a CDS encoding VOC family protein, translated to MPRMIFINFPVNDLAASMAFYTAIGFENNPQFTDETAACMVWSEAIHVMLLTHDKWRTFTSRPIPPSTSGEVMIALTFDSREAVDGITETAAANGGTADINSVQDHGFMYSRTIADPDGHVWEPFWMDPAAIPQ